One window from the genome of Rickettsiella endosymbiont of Xylota segnis encodes:
- the miaB gene encoding tRNA (N6-isopentenyl adenosine(37)-C2)-methylthiotransferase MiaB — MLQKLYIETHGCQMNEYDSASMHNLLFHSHHLVLTKDPNEADVILLNTCSIREKAQEKVFSQLGQWRKLKALRSHIIIAVGGCVASQEGAGIIQRAPFVDIVFGPQTLHRLPDMINQVLEKKRAVVDISFPEIEKFDHLPTPRAEGPRAFVSIMEGCNKYCSFCVVPYTRGEEISRPLDDVLAEIVQLSEQGVREVTLLGQNVNDYQGPRYEGGTADLADLIRYISALDDILRIRFTTSHPLAFSDRLIQAYADVPKLADHLHLPVQSGSDRVLAAMKRGYTGLEFKSKIRKLRKVRPDIAISSDFIIGFPGETEADFQATLNLVESIGFDNSFSFIYSRRPGTPAAELSDDVTSAEKKQRLQILQNLLVFQGQTLSKKMLGQVHQILVEGPSKKNENELQGRTENNRVVNFRGHTRLIGQLVPITITEVLRNSLRGELIVN, encoded by the coding sequence ATGTTACAAAAGCTCTATATCGAAACGCATGGCTGCCAGATGAATGAATACGATTCGGCGAGTATGCATAATCTTTTATTTCATTCTCATCATTTAGTCTTGACTAAAGATCCCAACGAAGCGGATGTTATTTTATTAAACACCTGTTCGATTCGTGAAAAAGCGCAAGAAAAAGTTTTTTCGCAGCTCGGGCAATGGCGTAAACTTAAAGCATTGCGATCCCACATCATTATCGCTGTAGGTGGCTGCGTCGCAAGTCAAGAAGGTGCAGGCATTATTCAGCGCGCACCTTTTGTGGACATCGTATTTGGTCCTCAAACTTTGCATCGACTTCCGGATATGATCAATCAAGTTTTAGAAAAAAAACGAGCCGTGGTGGACATTTCCTTTCCAGAAATCGAAAAATTTGATCATCTACCCACTCCAAGAGCGGAAGGTCCACGTGCATTTGTATCTATCATGGAGGGATGCAACAAATATTGCAGTTTTTGTGTCGTTCCTTACACACGCGGTGAAGAAATTAGCCGTCCTTTAGATGATGTGCTTGCAGAAATTGTACAACTGAGTGAACAAGGTGTCCGTGAGGTGACCTTGTTAGGTCAAAATGTTAACGACTATCAAGGTCCACGCTATGAAGGTGGCACTGCAGATTTAGCCGATTTAATTCGATATATTTCTGCACTCGATGATATTTTACGTATACGATTTACCACCTCTCACCCTTTAGCGTTTTCAGATCGCCTCATTCAAGCGTATGCTGATGTACCAAAATTAGCCGATCATTTGCATTTACCCGTGCAAAGTGGTTCAGATCGAGTTTTAGCCGCCATGAAGCGTGGTTACACAGGCTTAGAATTTAAATCTAAAATTCGTAAATTGCGCAAAGTTCGACCTGATATTGCGATATCTTCAGATTTTATTATTGGATTCCCTGGGGAAACTGAAGCTGACTTTCAAGCCACACTTAATTTAGTGGAGTCCATAGGCTTTGATAATTCATTTAGTTTTATTTATAGTCGTCGACCCGGAACACCCGCCGCCGAGCTTTCTGATGATGTAACAAGCGCAGAAAAAAAACAACGTTTACAGATCCTGCAAAATCTTCTAGTATTTCAAGGACAAACCCTAAGTAAAAAAATGCTTGGTCAGGTCCATCAAATATTGGTTGAAGGTCCTTCTAAGAAAAATGAAAATGAACTGCAAGGACGCACAGAAAATAACCGCGTGGTTAACTTCAGAGGTCACACGCGCTTAATAGGGCAATTAGTTCCTATTACTATTACTGAGGTATTAAGAAACTCTTTACGAGGAGAATTAATAGTAAATTGA